GGTAATTCCTTCAAACCGTTCCAAACCATGAAGTCTGGAAGTGTTCCGCCATAATTATTGGCGGTGGCGGATAAGTTTAGCTTTAGGTAATATGCCATCGCATACCCACCTAAAGTAAAAAATACGCCATGGGCAAAGCTCAGAATACCCGTGAATCCCCAGACTAGATCTAGAGAAACACCCAAAGTACCAAACAAGAGCAACTTTGCCATTAAGTTGGTCTGGAATTCTCCAGCCACAAAAGGAAAAATTGCAAATATCACTAACAGGACTAAACTTGTAGCCAGCCATCTCTTCGGAACATAGTTAGCCTGTCTGATGCGACCTACTACTTCTGCCATAATAAAACCTCCACTAAATCCGCTCTTATTGACAAAAAAATAGATGTAAACAGTTTAACTTCGCTTCTGAACTGTAAACAAACCTTCTGGACGGTAGCGAATCAAAACGATTACGGCTGCTAATACAATTACACGCGCGGTTGGATCGTTTATCAGGTAAGCGATCGCAGCATTTGATTCGCCAATCAAAACTGCACCTGCCAAAACGCCAACTAGCTTATCAACTCCACCTGTAACAACCGTCATCCAAGCATCTACTAGGTAATCTTGTCCCATCGGCGGCGCGACACTTTTTAGTGATGAAATAACTGTACCTGCAACTCCTGCTAAACCGCATCCATAGGCAAAAGTAAGCATATCTACAAGGCTAGTATTAACACCCAAGCACTTTGCCATGTTGCGGTTTTGGGTGACTGCACGCACTTCTCTTCCGAGCTTTGTTCCGTAGAGTAGAAAAGCTGTTATTCCTAGAAGTAATAGTGCCATGAAGATAATAAACAAGCGGTAGTAAGATATCTCGATCGCTTGTCCTCCAATTTGAAACGGAGTCCAGTTTCCTCTGATGTAGGGCGGAGCTTTCACATATTTTAATTGAGCCGTGAAAATAAGCTTAACAACGCCCTGAATCACAATACTTAGTCCCCAAGTTGCCAAGAGCGTCTCAACAGCTCGCCCATATAGTCGTCGAACGATAGTTAGTTCGACAATTGCACCTACAAAGGCAGTAAATAAAAACGAAAATGGGATTGTTAATAACAAATCCATTTTGAAATTACTTTGCAACACAAACGATGTATATGCGCCGAGCATGATGAATTCACCATGCGCTAGGTTGATTATTCGCATAACTCCGAACGTTATTGAAAGTCCTAAACCTGTCAACAAAAGAATACCGATAATACCAACACCATTTAGGAGCTGATTGGTAATTGCGATCGGGTCGAATGACTTTGCTGCCGGAGTTGCCTGTGCTAAGTGTATTAACGAAGATAATGCATTAATTGGCAAAACGTTCATGGCTTTCTTAGTTGAATCATTCAGTGTTTGGTTAATTCTGGTGAAATTAACAACTTTACTTCCGACCTATAGAAAAACAATTTATAGCTTTCTATGAGCTGTGAGAGGCTCACCCATCGGGTGCGCCTCTCACAGCTCATTTTGGATTGCTATAAGCAGTCAGCAGGAGGTTGTTAAATGCAATTAGACTAGACGGAAATCAATTTAAGTTTCCTTCAGGAACTCAACTGGAATATCTTTCTTCGTCTCAACGATGGGGTTGCTGCGATCATCTGGAGTCTTATGAACACAAATGCGACCCTTGTATAGAGCTTGGCTCCAAGGAATTGGCTTAACTGCTGCCTTGGTGGCAAATACGATCTCCGCCTGACCATCAGCTTTCCATTTTCCAATTCTGGAATATAGATAGGTGTGGTAGT
This window of the Pseudanabaena sp. BC1403 genome carries:
- the urtB gene encoding urea ABC transporter permease subunit UrtB, whose translation is MNVLPINALSSLIHLAQATPAAKSFDPIAITNQLLNGVGIIGILLLTGLGLSITFGVMRIINLAHGEFIMLGAYTSFVLQSNFKMDLLLTIPFSFLFTAFVGAIVELTIVRRLYGRAVETLLATWGLSIVIQGVVKLIFTAQLKYVKAPPYIRGNWTPFQIGGQAIEISYYRLFIIFMALLLLGITAFLLYGTKLGREVRAVTQNRNMAKCLGVNTSLVDMLTFAYGCGLAGVAGTVISSLKSVAPPMGQDYLVDAWMTVVTGGVDKLVGVLAGAVLIGESNAAIAYLINDPTARVIVLAAVIVLIRYRPEGLFTVQKRS